In a single window of the Salvelinus alpinus chromosome 15, SLU_Salpinus.1, whole genome shotgun sequence genome:
- the LOC139539268 gene encoding beta-1,3-galactosyltransferase 2-like, which yields MEVQNLNVSGTGGNSKKTEDSGTCQCMRFPHRRCFVLLLAVGILVIFYVTTLFTLHISQTPLWLLGGQDLTPLSYTNGNEGEFFSPYNVAYPHKYQFVLDEPHECQERSPFLLLMVPVAPGNLVAREDIRKTWGKESLVLGRAVRLFFLLGLPSGAESERMQEEVLLENQLYHDMLQSDFQDSYFNLTIKTMVMLEWLASRCPGASFAMKIDSDMFLNVHNLVNMLIDPTTPKHNYITGKFSQNTQVVRDRTSKWYIPNKVYPSTKFPPYLLGNGYVFSIDLPEKIVEASKQVRAIFLEDAYLGMCLSHLGIAASYPPNSSLFKLSMPYTHNRCYYSTVITTEMDRVSDLLRVWEDLQRPGTPC from the exons ATGGAAGTTCAAAACTTGAATGTCAGTGGAACAGGTGGTAACAG TAAAAAAACAGAAGACAGTGGAACATGTCAATGCATGAGGTTTCCCCATCGGAGGTGTTTTGTGCTTCTCCTGGCTGTGGGGATCCTGGTGATATTCTACGTAACCACCCTCTTCACTCTTCATATAAGCCAGACCCCACTCTGGCTGCTAGGAGGCCAGGATCTAACTCCTCTCTCTTATACCAATGGAAATGAGGGGGAGTTTTTTTCACCATACAATGTAGCATACCCACACAAATATCAGTTTGTTCTGGATGAGCCTCATGAGTGCCAGGAACGCAGCCCCTTCCTGCTTCTGATGGTGCCAGTAGCTCCTGGTAATCTGGTAGCCCGGGAGGATATCCGGAAGACTTGGGGTAAGGAGAGCCTGGTTCTGGGACGGGCTGTGCGTCTGTTCTTCCTGTTGGGCCTGCCCAGTGGAGCGGAGTCAGAGAGGATGCAGGAGGAGGTGCTGCTTGAGAACCAGCTGTACCATGACATGCTGCAGAGTGACTTCCAGGACAGCTACTTCAACCTGACCATCAAGACCATGGTGATGCTGGAGTGGCTGGCCTCTCGCTGCCCCGGCGCCTCCTTCGCCATGAAGATTGACTCTGACATGTTCCTCAATGTGCACAACCTGGTCAACATGCTGATAGACCCAACTACACCAAAGCACAACTACATCACTGGGAAGTTCAGCCAAAACACACAAGTGGTGAGAGACCGTACCTCAAAGTGGTACATTCCCAATAAGGTTTACCCCAGTACCAAATTCCCTCCCTACCTTTTGGGAAATGGTTATGTATTTTCCATAGATCTTCCTGAGAAGATAGTGGAAGCATCCAAACAAGTCCGTGCCATATTTTTAGAGGATGCCTACCTGGGTATGTGTCTGAGCCATTTAGGGATTGCAGCCAGTTACCCACCTAACTCTTCCCTCTTCAAGCTTTCCATGCCCTACACTCATAATCGCTGTTACTACTCTACTGTCATCACTACCGAAATGGACCGTGTGAGTGACCTGCTGCGAGTCTGGGAGGACTTACAAAGACCTGGCACCCCCTGCTAA